In the genome of Tsukamurella paurometabola DSM 20162, the window GTTCTCGACGTGATCGCAGCGGCCCTCATGCTGACCGGCGCCGTGTTCGCGTTGACGGCGGCGATCGGCATCGTCCGGTTCCCGGACACCCTCACCCGCATGCACGCGGCCACCAAACCGCAGACCATGGGACTGCTGCTCCTGCTCGGTGGTTCCGCGGTGCTACTGCGGCACTCGGTGGACGTGTGGATGCTGATCCTGGCCGGACTGTTCGCCCTGTTGACCGCCCCGGTGGTGGCGCACCGGGTGGGACGGGTGGCCTACCAGGAGCAGCGCCTACGCGACAAGACGATCGCCGTCGACGATATGGAGACCGGCGCCCGGGATTAGCGGGGCGCGGCGCGACCGGCCCACCGCATCCGGGACCACGGCAGCACCACATCCTCGGGGCGCTGCACCAGGGCCGGCCCCGCGGGTACGGACCCGACCTCTCCCGACAGCACCGGTGCGTATCGGTGCCCTGTATCCGGCAGCACCTGGACGGTGACGTCCACGGGCGGTCCGTCCTCGGCGATCCGTTCGTGGCCGGCCGCGATCATGCCCGCACCCGAGGACAATCCGGCGAACACCGCGTGTTCGGAGAGCAGGGCGCGGGTACCGGAACGGGCCACCTCGAAGGAGATCCAGTGGATCACGTCGTACAGCCTGTGGCGCACGTTGTCGAACCGGATCGACGATCCGATCCCGGCGATCAGCATGTCCGGGTCGTCGACGTGCTCCGACCCGAACGTGATACTGCCGAAGGGCTGCACGCCCACCAGTTCGACGGTGAGCCCGGCGTCCTCGAAGCCCAGACGTAGCGCGCCACTGGAGACCCCGGAACCGACGGGCGCCACCAACCGCACCGAGGCCGCACCGGCGCGGGTCAGTTCGGCCGCGACCGAGCGAGCGATGTCGCGATACCCGAGATAGTGCACCGGATCGTGGTACTGCCGCATCCAGTGCAGCGACGGGTTCTCGGCGAGCAATTCGCGGATGCGCTGCACCCGGCGGTCCTGATCCAGCTTGAGAGAGGCGGACGGCGGCATCTGTTCGAGGTCGACGCCCAGTGCGATCAGTTGAAGCCGTAGTGTCTCATCGATCGTGGTCGATCCCACTATCCGACACCGGATCCCGGCCTCATGGCAGGCCAGCGCGAGAGCGTAGGCGTAGATCCCCGACGAGGAATCGATGACGGTGCCGCCCGGCGCCACCCGCCCCGCCGAGATCGCCGCCGCGAGCGCCGCGCGAGCGGATGCCACCTTCATCGATTCGAAGCGCAGCAGATACCCGTCGTCGCGCGCCCGGATCAACGCCGGATTGCTGAGCGCCGCAGCGATATGCCCGACGGCCTTCACGCCGCACCTCCGATCGGGACGGGCCGCGGACCGAGTCGCAGCCCCTGTTCCGCGGCGCGGATCCGGGTGCGGCGCAGACCTTCGGAGGAATGCGTATGCGGGAACAGCACACCGGCGACGTTGCCGGAATGAGCCACCTGGACGCCGAGTGCGCCGCCGCTGTCCGCCACCGCGATCAGGGTCTCCAGT includes:
- the mnhG gene encoding monovalent cation/H(+) antiporter subunit G, with product MVLDVIAAALMLTGAVFALTAAIGIVRFPDTLTRMHAATKPQTMGLLLLLGGSAVLLRHSVDVWMLILAGLFALLTAPVVAHRVGRVAYQEQRLRDKTIAVDDMETGARD
- a CDS encoding pyridoxal-phosphate dependent enzyme codes for the protein MKAVGHIAAALSNPALIRARDDGYLLRFESMKVASARAALAAAISAGRVAPGGTVIDSSSGIYAYALALACHEAGIRCRIVGSTTIDETLRLQLIALGVDLEQMPPSASLKLDQDRRVQRIRELLAENPSLHWMRQYHDPVHYLGYRDIARSVAAELTRAGAASVRLVAPVGSGVSSGALRLGFEDAGLTVELVGVQPFGSITFGSEHVDDPDMLIAGIGSSIRFDNVRHRLYDVIHWISFEVARSGTRALLSEHAVFAGLSSGAGMIAAGHERIAEDGPPVDVTVQVLPDTGHRYAPVLSGEVGSVPAGPALVQRPEDVVLPWSRMRWAGRAAPR